A region from the Metarhizium brunneum chromosome 7, complete sequence genome encodes:
- the DBNL gene encoding Drebrin-like protein — translation MASLNLSINGPSIKSSYNGVVNGPPPAGTSATLALWALFSVQAPLMNAFQDSGSKESILKVENTGGGELADLIEDFNEGRIQFAFVKVKDPNTSLPKNVLIAWCGGGVPERTKGYFTSHLNAVAKVLHGYHVQITARSDTDLEPESIMQKVADASGAKYSAGGSGDVARAAPPPVKSKPVFTPTASSTGRAFDPLVAARSRRDENVDEEGWGVDAPPVTRTEIQKVESAYKPTKVNMAELTKQKPEPSRFDASSRQSDGTSDVVGGGYQPVGKVDIAAIRAAAQRKEDDRPTPVKGAYEPVGKVDIAAIRARAQKPVEPREEEAAAEPKPLADRAAAFSHPAHSERITSLPKPKVANKFGGASTFTGTKAPTPGGLGFGGPTPAPNVPVGSASRTFADQGGKTPSQLWAEKKARQGGSTVGAGSSPVAPASVTPQSSGGQGWKSGYTGKSWAVQAPGYSRDGLVESEQQHADDRQRGPADEANDSASGVSALRDRFKDTSLIGSAPTPPAPRQEDAQSVPPPPVPDTSRPSGGFALPGLPSRPPPADEEEEEVEAHASTYEPAGQREPSPIRVAAPVARATEPEPEPEPEPEPERRPLPPPLPAQEPEPPAPEVARPLEPETEPDHGAAAGGHRAVIMYDYEKAEGNEIDLVEGQVVINIEMVDADWWMGTNHLGESGLFPSNYVELIEEEAGVTPLAAAEAPSAPSPAARGAPSAPAAAGPTATALYDYEAAEDNELSFPEDAKVTNLEFPDEDWWFGHYGGHAGLFPSNYVQLDS, via the exons ATGGCGTCGTTGAACCTGTCCATCAACGGCCCTTCCATAAAGAGCAGCTACAATGGCGTGGTCAATGGCCCTCCTCCCGCTGGCACCTCGGCCACACTTGCACTGTGGGCGCTCTTCTCCGTCCAAGCTCCCTTGATGAACGCTTTCCAAGACAGTGGTTCCAAGGAGAGTATTCTCAAGGTTGAAAACACCGGAG GTGGTGAACTGGCTGATTTGATCGAGGACTTCAATGAAGGCCGCATTCAATTCGCTTTCGTAAAGGTCAAGGACCCCAATACATCTCTCCCGAAGAATGTCCTCATTGCCtggtgcggcggcggcgttcCTGAGCGCACCAAGGGCTACTTCACGAGCCATCTCAATGCTGTGGCCAAGGTTCTTCACGGATACCACGTCCAAATAACCGCGCGCTCTGATACTGACCTGGAGCCCGAATCAATTATGCAAAAGGTTGCCGATGCTTCCGGAGCCAAATATTCTGCCGGCGGTTCTGGGGATGTAGCTCGAGCAGCGCCTCCCCCAGTCAAGTCGAAGCCTGTCTTTACGCCGACCGCTTCCAGCACGGGTAGGGCATTTGATCCCCTTGTTGCTGCGCGCTCCCGGAGAGATGAGAATGTTGATGAGGAAGGATGGGGTGTCGATGCCCCCCCTGTCACGAGAACCGAGATTCAAAAGGTGGAATCTGCATACAAGCCTACAAAAGTCAACATGGCGGAGCTCACGAAGCAAAAGCCGGAGCCTTCACGATTTGATGCCAGCAGTCGACAGTCTGACGGAACTAGCGATGTTGTAGGAGGAGGATATCAGCCTGTGGGCAAGGTAGATATTGCCGCTATTCGAGCTGCCGCACAGAGAAAAGAGGATGACAGGCCCACGCCGGTGAAGGGCGCGTACGAACCAGTTGGGAAAGTCGATATTGCAGCCATTAGAGCCAGAGCCCAAAAACCTGTTGAACCacgggaagaagaagctgcggCGGAACCCAAGCCTTTGGCCGACCGAGCCGCGGCCTTTTCTCACCCCGCCCACTCGGAGAGAATAACGTCATTGCCCAAACCCAAGGTTGCTAACAAGTTCGGAGGCGCCTCCACGTTCACCGGTACAAAGGCACCGACTCCAGGAGGTCTAGGTTTCGGCGGTCCAACTCCTGCTCCCAATGTGCCTGTTGGATCTGCCAGCCGAACTTTTGCTGACCAAGGGGGCAAGACTCCCTCACAGCTTTGGGCTGAAAAGAAGGCTAGACAGGGCGGGTCAACTGTTGGCGCCGGATCTTCGCCTGTTGCTCCAGCATCGGTTACGCCTCAATCGAGTGGAGGGCAAGGATGGAAGAGCGGCTATACTGGAAAGTCCTGGGCCGTGCAAGCACCGGGCTACTCCCGAGATGGACTGGTTGAAAgcgagcagcagcatgcCGATGACCGCCAAAGAGGACCTGCAGACGAGGCTAATGACTCTGCTTCTGGCGTCTCTGCTTTGAGAGATCGTTTCAAGGATACTTCGCTCATCGGCTCAGCACCTACACCCCCTGCGCCACGCCAGGAAGATGCGCAATCTGTTCCCCCTCCACCTGTGCCCGATACCTCTAGACCATCCGGCGGCTTCGCTCTTCCTGGCCTTCCCAGCAGACCGCCGCCagctgatgaggaggaagaggaagtgGAGGCGCATGCTTCTACATATGAGCCTGCTGGGCAAAGGGAGCCATCGCCTATCCGAGTGGCGGCGCCTGTCGCTCGTGCTACGGAACCCGAACCAGAGCCTGAACCCGAGCCCGAGCCTGAACGACGACCTCTCccccctcctcttcccgCCCAGGAACCAGAACCTCCGGCTCCAGAAGTTGCTCGACCACTAGAGCCGGAGACAGAGCCAGATcatggagccgccgccggagGCCACCGCGCCGTCATTATGTATGACTATGAAAAAGCAGAGGGCAACGAAATCGACCTTGTGGAAGGCCAGGTTGTTATCAACATCGAGATGGTAGACGCGGACTGGTGGATGGGAACGAACCACCTGGGAGAGAGCGGGCTATTTCCCAGCAATTATGTTGAACTAATCGAGGAAGAGGCTGGTGTCACCCCGTTGGCAGCTGCAGAAGCTCCCTCGGCACCCTCGCCTGCTGCTCGTGGAGCTCCAAGTGCCCCCGCGGCGGCTGGGCCGACTGCAACAGCTTTGTATGACTATGAAGCGGCGGAGGATAACG AATTGTCATTCCCAGAAGACGCGAAAGTTACAAACCTCGAATTCCCTGATGAGGACTGGTGGTTTGGCCATTATGGTGGCCATGCGGGACTTTTCCCATCTAACTACGTGCAACTGGACTCTTAG
- the grx4 gene encoding Monothiol glutaredoxin-4, producing MSTITEITTQSQWDETLASLPSSTLLVVSFHAPWAAPCAQMATVLSTLASEYPVTDPLNTKWVSINAEELSDISEAYDVTAVPFLVLVRNGRVVETVSGSSAVKVRTAIETNAQKDASAPTAAVNSTNQTNAPVTKTDGANVDPEKQKEELFKRLADLVKAAPVMLFMKGTPSDPQCGFSRQMVGILRENSVKYGFFNILADDEVRQGLKEFAEWPTYPQLWIDGELVGGLDIIKEEMGNNEDFFKPYAVGGTADAAA from the exons ATGTCAACCATCACTGAGATTACCACTCAGTCGCAGTGGGACGAGACTCTCGCCTCCCTGCCTTCTTCGACCCTGTTGGTGGTCTCCTTCCACGCACCCTGGGCAGCACCATGCGCTCAGATGGCCACAGTCCTCTCCACCCTCGCCTCAGAATATCCCGTCACAGACCCTTTGAACACCAAATGGGTATCTATAAACGCCGAGGAGCTAAGTGATATCAGCGAGGCCTATGATGTCACCGCTGTTCCGTTCCTTGTCCTCGTTCGAAACGGTCGGGTCGTGGAGACTgtcagcggcagcagcgccgTCAAAGTCAGAACCGCCATCGAGACGAATGCCCAAAAGGACGCATCTGCGCCGACCGCCGCTGTCAACAGTACCAACCAGACCAATGCGCCGGTTACCAAAACGGACGGGGCGAATGTCGATCccgagaagcagaaggaggAGCTCTTCAAGCGCCTGGCCGATCTTGTCAAGGCCGCACCTGTCATGCTGTTTATGAAGGGAACTCCTAGTGACCCTCAATGCGGCTTTTCACGGCAGATGGTTGGCATCTTGCGAGAGAACTCTGTCAAGTACGGCTTCTTTAACATTTTGGCAGACGATGAGGTTCGGCAAGGTCTGAAGGAATTTGCGGAGTGGCCCACCTACCCTCAGTTGTGGATTGATGGCGAGCTTGTTGGTGGTTTGGATATT ATCAAGGAGGAAATGGGCAATAATGAGGATTTCTTCAAACCATATGCCGTGGGTGGcactgctgatgctgctgcttga